A genomic stretch from Malus domestica chromosome 15, GDT2T_hap1 includes:
- the LOC103400881 gene encoding PHD finger protein ALFIN-LIKE 5-like, with amino-acid sequence MVMEVVGGETAAYSPRTVEEVFTDFKGRRAALIKALTTDVEDFYQQCDPDMVNLCLYGFPNEEWEVNLPAEEVPPELPEPALGINFARDGMQERDWLSLVAVHSDAWLLSVALYFGARFGFDNTERYADLPS; translated from the exons ATGGTGATGGAAGTAGTAGGAGGAGAAACAGCAGCGTACAGCCCGCGCACTGTGGAGGAGGTTTTCACCGACTTCAAGGGCCGTCGTGCTGCCTTGATCAAAGCTCTCACCActg ATGTTGAGGATTTTTACCAGCAATGCGATCCTG ACATGGTGAATCTTTGTTTGTATGGATTCCCGAATGAAGAATGGGAGGTTAATCTACCTGCTGAAGAAGTTCCTCCAGAGCTCCCGGAACCTGCTTTGGGCATCAACTTTGCCAGAGATGGAATGCAAGAAAGAGACTGGTTGTCTCTGGTAGCTGTGCACAGTGATGCATGGTTGCTTTCGGTGGCCTTATACTTTGGTGCCAGATTCGGTTTTGACAATACTGAAAGGTATGCAGATCTCCCTTCTTGA